Proteins encoded by one window of Companilactobacillus ginsenosidimutans:
- the nrdJ gene encoding ribonucleoside-triphosphate reductase, adenosylcobalamin-dependent: MDSIKTKIELSQEFIDQVKEDIKPHWGELGWVTYKRTYARWIPELGRTENWDETVKRVIEGNINLDPRLQNKTVSVGDYNELVQEAKSLFKLVYGLAATPSGRNLWISGTAYEKRNGDALNNCWFIAVRPQKYGDSHIVPEYLDADTKAVSMPYSFMFDQLMKGGGVGFSVVPSNIEQIPAVDVKTDLVILIGKESASYDESIKAGAVDRDEWLANNDIDSTRSYKLPDTREGWVVGNATMIDAHFGNTNPEHLHQVVLDITDIRASGEKIKGFGGTASGPAPLIEMLHDINALLNDKIGKKLTSVDCTDMGNMIGKTVVAGNVRRSAELALGGAEDQDFITMKQDKEKLYHHRWASNNSVAVDSMFNEYDPIADSIQHNGEPGIVNLDLSQNYGRIIDGYNDDADPEVEGTNPCGEISLSNGEPCNLFEIFPQVATEQGWNLEQAFALAARYTKRVTFSSYDWEVSRNAIAKNRRIGVSMSGIQDWILSNFGHRVVTGFEDATDSETGETYKKPIYDPEIVNKVNSMYQSVVDADAEYSDTLDCNTSVKHTTVKPSGTVAKLAGVSEGMHFHYSGYLIQRIRFQDSDPLLPALKACGYKIEPDVYTKHTMCVEFPVQAANAESENFASAGNVSIAEQFATQAFLQTYWSDNAVSCTVTFQPKEGDQIASLMRQYRHTIKSTSLLPYSGDAFEQAPKEPISKETYLKKLSEIHGDVAEEFAKENDNHDKKDLDLVDQTDCAGGACPIR, from the coding sequence ATGGACAGTATTAAAACAAAAATTGAACTTAGTCAAGAGTTTATTGACCAAGTCAAAGAAGATATTAAACCACACTGGGGAGAACTCGGATGGGTAACTTATAAGAGAACATATGCTCGTTGGATTCCAGAATTAGGACGTACTGAAAACTGGGATGAAACTGTTAAACGTGTTATTGAAGGAAATATCAATTTAGACCCTCGTTTACAAAATAAGACTGTCAGCGTTGGTGATTATAATGAATTAGTTCAAGAAGCTAAGAGTCTGTTTAAATTAGTTTATGGATTGGCAGCTACACCATCCGGTAGAAATCTCTGGATTTCTGGTACTGCTTATGAAAAGAGAAATGGTGATGCACTAAACAACTGTTGGTTTATCGCTGTTAGACCACAAAAATATGGTGATAGTCACATTGTGCCTGAATATTTAGATGCTGACACAAAGGCTGTTTCTATGCCTTATTCGTTTATGTTTGATCAATTAATGAAGGGTGGCGGCGTTGGATTTTCTGTTGTTCCTTCAAACATTGAACAAATCCCTGCCGTTGATGTTAAAACTGACCTAGTTATTTTGATTGGTAAAGAAAGCGCTTCTTACGACGAATCAATTAAGGCTGGTGCTGTTGACCGTGACGAATGGTTAGCAAACAACGACATCGATTCAACACGCTCATACAAACTCCCAGATACCCGTGAAGGCTGGGTAGTTGGTAATGCCACAATGATCGATGCACACTTCGGTAATACAAATCCTGAACACTTACACCAAGTTGTTTTAGATATTACTGACATTCGTGCTTCAGGTGAAAAAATCAAAGGTTTTGGTGGTACCGCCTCAGGTCCAGCTCCACTAATCGAAATGCTTCATGATATTAACGCACTATTAAACGATAAAATTGGTAAAAAATTAACTTCAGTTGACTGTACAGATATGGGTAACATGATTGGTAAAACAGTCGTTGCCGGAAATGTTCGCCGTTCAGCTGAATTGGCTTTAGGTGGAGCTGAAGATCAAGACTTCATCACTATGAAACAAGATAAAGAAAAACTATATCACCACCGTTGGGCATCAAATAACAGTGTTGCCGTTGATTCAATGTTCAATGAATACGATCCAATCGCAGATTCAATTCAACACAATGGTGAACCAGGAATCGTCAACCTTGACCTATCTCAGAACTATGGTCGTATCATAGATGGTTATAACGACGATGCAGACCCAGAGGTTGAAGGAACAAATCCATGTGGTGAAATTTCATTGAGTAATGGTGAACCATGTAACTTATTTGAGATTTTCCCACAAGTAGCCACAGAACAAGGTTGGAACCTCGAACAAGCTTTTGCCTTAGCAGCAAGATATACAAAACGTGTTACATTCAGTAGTTATGACTGGGAAGTTTCACGTAATGCTATTGCTAAAAACAGAAGAATTGGTGTATCAATGTCAGGAATTCAAGATTGGATTCTCTCAAACTTTGGTCACCGTGTAGTTACAGGCTTTGAAGATGCTACTGACTCAGAAACTGGTGAAACATACAAGAAGCCAATTTACGATCCAGAAATCGTCAACAAAGTTAACAGCATGTATCAATCAGTTGTAGATGCCGATGCAGAATACTCAGACACACTAGATTGCAATACATCAGTTAAACACACAACCGTAAAACCATCAGGAACAGTTGCTAAATTAGCTGGAGTATCAGAAGGAATGCATTTCCACTATTCAGGTTACTTAATCCAAAGAATCAGATTCCAAGATTCAGACCCACTATTACCAGCATTAAAGGCATGTGGATACAAAATTGAACCAGACGTCTACACAAAGCACACAATGTGTGTAGAATTCCCAGTCCAAGCAGCAAACGCCGAATCAGAAAACTTTGCCTCAGCTGGAAACGTCTCAATCGCAGAACAATTCGCAACACAAGCCTTTCTACAAACATACTGGTCAGATAACGCAGTAAGTTGTACCGTAACCTTCCAACCAAAAGAAGGAGACCAAATAGCCTCATTGATGCGTCAATACAGACACACAATAAAATCAACATCACTACTACCATACAGTGGAGATGCCTTCGAACAAGCACCAAAAGAACCAATCAGCAAAGAAACATATCTAAAGAAGTTATCAGAAATCCACGGCGACGTCGCAGAAGAATTCGCCAAAGAAAATGACAACCACGATAAGAAAGATTTAGATTTAGTCGATCAAACAGATTGTGCCGGCGGAGCTTGCCCAATTAGATAA
- a CDS encoding CopY/TcrY family copper transport repressor, which translates to MTTTTKIETMSDAEWTVMRIFWTLGQGTSKDAIMYLKRKTDWKEATVKTLIIRLQKKNFLKADESSRPYVYKPLIEESEAIHENVNHMFNSLCCMKKGQAIEDLINNSDISKSDITDMINLLNKKAETAPDKVECDCLGKEA; encoded by the coding sequence ATGACAACCACTACAAAAATAGAAACCATGTCCGATGCAGAATGGACAGTAATGAGAATATTCTGGACTCTAGGTCAAGGAACCAGCAAAGATGCAATCATGTATCTAAAAAGAAAAACTGACTGGAAAGAAGCAACAGTAAAGACACTAATCATCAGGCTCCAGAAGAAAAACTTTCTAAAAGCAGACGAATCATCAAGACCATACGTCTATAAACCGTTGATCGAAGAATCAGAGGCAATTCATGAAAATGTAAATCATATGTTCAATAGCCTTTGTTGTATGAAAAAAGGTCAAGCGATAGAAGACTTAATTAATAATTCTGATATTTCTAAAAGTGATATTACAGATATGATAAATCTACTGAATAAGAAAGCTGAGACGGCACCTGATAAGGTCGAATGCGATTGCTTAGGTAAGGAGGCATAA
- a CDS encoding heavy metal translocating P-type ATPase: MKDMNMKDMKMDSSDDMEGMNMSVGSTMMHMDMGDLKRRFWLSLIFAIPVFILSPFMGLHLPFQFQFPGSDWIVLILSSFLFFYGGKPFFTGALYELKDKRPAMMMLITMGISVAYIYSLYAFVMNDIVKTKTPVMDFFWELASLIVIMLLGHWIEMQSTMSAGNALDKISALVADTVHLQSGNGFKDSDITSVKAGDIVEVRAGESVPLDGMVVSGSSYINESLITGESKAVKKEIDSKVVGGSINGEGTIQVKVEKSSEEGYLSQISKLVSDAQLSKSKTQKLADRVSGWLFYAALSVGIVAFIYWAIVGSMSNALSILVTVLVIACPHALGLAIPLVMARSTSIAATNGLIIRDNQAVESSRKIDYVAMDKTGTLTEGKFTVNGLESLDSNLNTNEVLKLIAGLENGSSHPIASGVMQKAQEQKVDPAEFSNVQALKGYGMKGDSNGQEYLLVNMKYLNVKSLKYDVKDVQNYLDKGNTVSFLVENNQVIGFVALGDKVKANSAKFISDLKKRNITPIMLTGDNEASAESFSRQLGITEHRAELLPEDKHSIIEQLEKEGHHVMMVGDGINDAPSLASATIGVAIGAGTDVAIDSADVVLYNSDPSDIIKFLELSRKTYRKTVENLWWGAGYNIIALPLAAGVLSGIGFVLSPAVGAIVMSLSTVIVALNAMTLTGKNL, encoded by the coding sequence ATGAAAGATATGAATATGAAAGATATGAAAATGGATTCATCAGATGACATGGAAGGCATGAACATGTCTGTTGGAAGTACAATGATGCACATGGATATGGGTGATTTAAAACGTAGGTTTTGGCTCTCGTTAATTTTTGCAATTCCAGTATTTATACTTTCACCATTCATGGGATTACATTTACCATTTCAATTCCAGTTTCCAGGTTCAGATTGGATCGTACTAATCCTGTCATCATTCCTATTTTTCTATGGTGGAAAACCATTCTTTACTGGTGCACTCTATGAATTAAAAGACAAGCGACCAGCAATGATGATGTTAATTACAATGGGTATCAGTGTTGCATATATTTACAGTTTGTATGCATTCGTAATGAATGACATCGTTAAAACAAAGACCCCAGTAATGGATTTCTTCTGGGAGCTAGCATCATTAATCGTCATCATGCTTTTAGGTCACTGGATTGAAATGCAATCAACAATGAGTGCTGGAAATGCATTAGATAAAATTTCTGCATTGGTTGCCGATACAGTTCACCTACAATCAGGAAATGGTTTTAAAGATAGCGATATTACAAGCGTTAAAGCTGGCGATATTGTTGAGGTTCGTGCTGGCGAGTCTGTTCCGCTAGATGGAATGGTTGTTTCTGGCTCCAGTTATATCAACGAATCCTTGATAACCGGTGAATCAAAAGCTGTTAAGAAGGAAATTGACAGTAAGGTCGTTGGTGGATCCATTAACGGTGAAGGAACAATCCAAGTAAAAGTCGAAAAGTCTTCTGAAGAGGGATACTTATCTCAAATCAGTAAATTAGTTTCAGATGCTCAATTGAGCAAATCTAAGACACAAAAGTTGGCAGATAGAGTTTCAGGCTGGCTGTTTTACGCGGCTTTATCAGTCGGTATAGTTGCATTCATTTATTGGGCAATTGTTGGCTCAATGAGTAATGCTTTAAGCATATTGGTTACAGTATTAGTCATTGCCTGTCCTCACGCACTGGGGTTAGCAATTCCATTAGTAATGGCACGTAGTACTTCAATTGCTGCCACAAATGGATTAATTATTCGTGATAATCAAGCTGTTGAAAGCAGCCGCAAGATTGACTATGTTGCTATGGACAAGACAGGTACTTTAACTGAAGGTAAGTTCACAGTGAATGGTTTAGAATCATTGGACAGTAATTTGAACACCAACGAAGTATTGAAACTTATTGCTGGTTTGGAAAATGGATCTAGTCATCCTATTGCTAGTGGTGTTATGCAAAAGGCACAAGAGCAAAAAGTTGATCCTGCCGAATTTTCAAATGTTCAAGCATTAAAAGGATACGGAATGAAAGGTGACTCTAATGGCCAAGAATACCTACTGGTAAATATGAAGTATTTAAACGTGAAATCTTTGAAATATGATGTTAAAGATGTTCAAAATTATCTAGATAAGGGTAATACTGTTAGTTTCTTGGTTGAAAATAATCAAGTTATCGGTTTTGTTGCCTTAGGTGATAAAGTCAAAGCAAATTCTGCCAAATTTATCAGTGATTTGAAGAAGAGAAATATCACACCTATCATGCTGACAGGTGATAATGAAGCTTCTGCAGAGTCATTTTCAAGACAGTTGGGAATTACAGAGCATAGGGCTGAGTTGCTTCCTGAGGACAAACACAGCATTATTGAACAATTAGAAAAAGAAGGTCATCACGTAATGATGGTTGGTGATGGTATCAACGATGCACCTAGTCTAGCTAGTGCAACTATTGGAGTTGCAATTGGCGCTGGTACTGATGTTGCAATTGATTCTGCGGATGTTGTTTTATACAACAGTGATCCGAGTGATATCATCAAATTCCTTGAATTATCTAGAAAGACTTATAGAAAGACAGTTGAGAACTTATGGTGGGGAGCTGGCTATAATATTATTGCCCTCCCATTAGCAGCCGGAGTTCTTTCAGGGATCGGATTCGTTTTGAGCCCTGCAGTTGGGGCAATCGTGATGTCATTGTCGACGGTTATCGTTGCATTAAATGCTATGACATTAACTGGTAAAAATTTATAA
- a CDS encoding sensor histidine kinase codes for MTFLKFLRDHILLMLSIIAGVTLVELVLFLDPAVRFNNGTLIYSWFLAVLITFLCIIFSYIRKKSWYSKLDNYQEDLSKELSGAKTNEQRFIQEKINNIVLDYRKELTELYQNQTDQREYTESWVHDIKVPLAALKLAQDDELDRDLLSEETDQIDYLVDQALYYARLNNFSNDYLIQEQDLSDIVKSSIRNNKRGFINKRIGINLDITDEKVLTDEKWLSFILNQIIANSLKYTDQGGKIEIFTTSKKNDVFLHIKDNGVGIQPQDVSRIFNKGFTGVNGRSNGSKATGIGLYLVKKMIDKLGHQISVKSKVGEGTETIITFIDLPYYQE; via the coding sequence ATGACTTTTTTAAAATTTTTGCGTGACCATATTTTGCTGATGCTTTCAATTATTGCGGGTGTGACGCTGGTTGAATTGGTACTGTTTCTTGATCCTGCAGTTCGATTTAACAATGGAACACTAATTTACAGTTGGTTTCTAGCGGTTTTGATTACTTTTCTATGTATCATTTTCTCGTACATTCGCAAGAAATCTTGGTATAGCAAATTGGATAATTATCAAGAGGACCTATCCAAAGAATTGAGTGGTGCGAAAACTAACGAGCAGCGTTTTATTCAGGAAAAAATTAATAATATTGTGCTTGATTATCGTAAGGAATTAACTGAGTTATACCAAAACCAGACTGACCAGCGTGAATATACTGAATCCTGGGTTCACGACATTAAGGTTCCACTTGCTGCATTGAAACTAGCTCAGGATGATGAGTTGGACCGTGATTTGTTGAGTGAAGAAACTGATCAAATAGATTATTTAGTCGATCAAGCTCTGTATTATGCCCGTCTGAATAATTTTTCAAATGATTATTTGATTCAGGAACAAGATTTATCTGATATCGTTAAATCATCGATTCGTAATAACAAGCGTGGATTCATTAATAAGCGGATTGGCATTAATTTAGATATTACTGATGAAAAAGTTTTGACGGATGAAAAATGGTTGAGTTTCATTCTTAATCAAATTATCGCTAACAGTCTGAAATACACTGACCAAGGCGGGAAAATTGAGATTTTCACTACCTCAAAGAAAAACGATGTTTTCTTACATATCAAAGATAATGGTGTCGGAATTCAACCTCAGGATGTAAGTCGGATTTTCAACAAGGGATTCACTGGTGTAAACGGCCGTTCCAATGGAAGTAAAGCCACTGGTATCGGACTTTACCTGGTCAAAAAAATGATTGATAAACTTGGACATCAAATTTCTGTGAAATCTAAAGTTGGTGAAGGGACGGAAACTATCATTACCTTCATTGATCTGCCTTACTATCAGGAATAG
- a CDS encoding response regulator transcription factor has product MAKIMIIEDDPSISKLINENLGKWQMDSYVVSDFENIIDQFNDYDPDLVLLDINLPVRDGYFWNQEIRKISKTPIIIISSRNSNMDQIMAMNMGADDFVEKPFSIDILIAKINALLRRTYDFTKSTADIIEHNGLKLNLSDSTVEIGENKIDLSKNEYKLLQRLLKDQGKIVSREQLLNFMWDDERFVDDNTLTVNINRLRTKFDQNGLKNYIVTKVGQGYIIP; this is encoded by the coding sequence ATGGCTAAAATAATGATTATTGAAGATGACCCTTCAATTTCTAAACTTATAAACGAAAATCTTGGCAAGTGGCAAATGGATTCATATGTCGTCAGTGATTTTGAAAATATTATTGACCAATTTAACGACTATGATCCTGACTTGGTATTACTGGATATAAACTTGCCAGTGAGAGACGGGTATTTTTGGAATCAAGAAATCCGTAAAATTTCAAAGACTCCAATTATTATCATTTCCTCTCGAAATTCAAACATGGATCAAATTATGGCAATGAATATGGGCGCGGATGATTTTGTCGAAAAACCATTTTCCATTGATATTTTAATAGCTAAAATAAATGCCCTGCTCAGACGGACTTATGATTTCACTAAATCAACGGCTGACATTATTGAACACAATGGTCTAAAGCTTAACTTATCAGACAGTACGGTCGAAATTGGTGAGAATAAAATTGACCTATCTAAAAACGAATATAAGCTTTTGCAACGTCTATTAAAGGATCAGGGTAAGATTGTCTCACGTGAACAACTTTTGAATTTCATGTGGGATGACGAACGTTTCGTAGATGACAATACTCTGACAGTTAATATTAATCGATTGCGAACAAAGTTTGACCAAAATGGTTTGAAAAACTACATCGTTACTAAAGTTGGTCAAGGATACATTATTCCTTAG
- a CDS encoding ABC transporter ATP-binding protein codes for MQIIVKNIAKDFGKKANAVHALKDFNLEVESGEFLGIMGPSGSGKTTLLNAISTNDRPDHGQIIIDGIDMTQKHDRYLAKYRRSKMGFIYQSFELLDSLNVKENIILPLVLNHASRKLIEQRFQHLNQLLNITNLSERQIDDLSLGQRQIISAARALINNPEILFADEPTGSLDSKSATILLNYMQIINQKENTTILMATHDAFTASYCSRVVFIKDGSVFSEIVNSGNRNDFFEQIINMQRTIGGGSYFNVPENN; via the coding sequence TTGCAAATAATTGTAAAGAATATCGCAAAAGATTTTGGAAAAAAGGCAAACGCTGTTCACGCATTGAAAGATTTTAATCTGGAAGTGGAGTCTGGCGAATTTTTAGGTATCATGGGACCCTCTGGTTCTGGTAAAACCACACTTCTTAATGCGATATCAACCAATGATCGACCTGATCATGGACAAATTATTATCGATGGTATCGATATGACTCAAAAGCATGATCGTTATTTGGCAAAATATCGTCGTAGCAAAATGGGCTTTATTTATCAAAGTTTTGAATTGCTCGATTCCTTGAACGTCAAGGAGAATATCATTCTACCTTTGGTCTTGAATCATGCATCTCGAAAACTAATCGAACAAAGATTTCAACATCTCAATCAATTATTGAACATTACTAATTTAAGTGAGCGCCAGATTGATGACTTGTCACTGGGACAACGACAAATCATTTCTGCAGCTAGAGCATTGATAAATAATCCGGAAATCTTGTTCGCTGACGAGCCGACTGGAAGTTTGGATTCTAAATCTGCCACAATTTTGCTTAACTATATGCAAATTATTAATCAAAAAGAAAATACTACAATTTTGATGGCTACCCATGATGCCTTTACAGCCAGCTATTGCAGTAGAGTGGTTTTCATCAAAGATGGCTCAGTATTTTCGGAAATTGTTAATTCTGGAAATAGAAATGATTTCTTCGAACAAATTATTAATATGCAACGGACAATAGGGGGTGGTAGTTATTTCAATGTACCTGAAAATAATTAG
- a CDS encoding ABC transporter permease, with product MAVLTLLATLVNDPSLQVSKNWNDMFGTVLNFMVFIFEFFTFVYMAYVGGFFIDQQRQEFKTYRKLGMSRFAIAIIGFCKTFIIQILAWIIGMVVAVILQKFMGMLLVYLMRLRIDFVFFISLPTFIRMVYVGLYSSLILSVINGFRSFWITRVNVKKKRFQLSWFTKSLLGVIGLIFFIIGIILTVQIFSSVQDTQSIDNSIVMAVIVMFLYLFGTYFIFKGFLPLCLQILDKLKLFSYNGTNLFSFKYLRGRLIKNTSIIWFVTELSAMAVALLVFCYAGYQMIYQNYQGTYPFELASTSNKAPQIQKELDKKHTHVRAKYHSNVKWTVSEIWDYSQQKYIPRLVALMPYSEYSDMPNKVISRNPTITSNEFLEIRYNLTSLSPNYRSTTHAIKIKDAPEIQRRSVGSFFPYGTQMFSGFLMIVPDSYYQNVKGEVHETFYGWDVKGSDKLSSKFMKKLTKKDNHYVIRVNVGSSLDKSSLTKITSWGREDIQSNDYVQDTHARQASTKHLVTQATGFFLFIVAIFSIALLIALGSLLTLKVMLRDDYEWRQLQTLKKIGVTNDELKQIVRRETSFLFGISIIFTLIQSFVVVGVLNLSVNQSAFIPFLLIGTAYIVLYGLTGFLTFIMSWRGVRQKIQSSSN from the coding sequence GTGGCAGTTTTGACCTTACTAGCAACACTAGTAAATGATCCGTCACTACAAGTCTCAAAGAACTGGAATGATATGTTTGGGACCGTTCTCAATTTTATGGTTTTCATTTTTGAATTCTTTACATTTGTTTACATGGCCTATGTTGGTGGATTCTTTATTGACCAGCAAAGGCAGGAGTTTAAAACTTATCGGAAATTAGGGATGTCAAGGTTTGCCATCGCCATTATAGGATTTTGTAAAACATTCATTATTCAAATTTTAGCCTGGATAATTGGTATGGTTGTTGCCGTCATTTTGCAAAAATTTATGGGGATGTTATTGGTCTACTTAATGCGACTGCGGATTGACTTTGTGTTTTTTATTTCGTTACCAACTTTCATCAGGATGGTATACGTTGGATTGTATTCATCCTTAATCCTAAGTGTGATAAATGGTTTTAGATCATTTTGGATTACTCGCGTCAATGTTAAGAAGAAACGTTTTCAACTAAGTTGGTTCACAAAATCTCTGTTAGGAGTCATTGGGTTAATATTCTTTATCATTGGAATTATACTGACCGTTCAAATATTTTCATCAGTCCAGGATACTCAAAGTATTGATAATTCAATAGTTATGGCAGTTATTGTTATGTTCCTCTATTTGTTTGGAACCTATTTTATTTTTAAGGGATTTTTGCCATTATGCTTGCAAATTTTAGATAAACTAAAACTATTTTCTTACAACGGGACCAATCTCTTTTCCTTTAAGTATTTACGAGGCCGCTTAATTAAAAACACTTCTATTATCTGGTTTGTAACCGAACTCTCCGCGATGGCAGTGGCTCTGCTGGTGTTTTGTTATGCTGGATATCAAATGATTTATCAAAACTACCAAGGAACATATCCTTTTGAACTAGCATCGACTTCAAATAAAGCGCCTCAGATTCAAAAAGAATTAGATAAAAAACATACTCATGTCAGAGCAAAATATCATTCGAATGTTAAATGGACCGTCTCAGAAATTTGGGATTATTCGCAACAAAAATATATTCCTAGACTGGTTGCTTTAATGCCATATTCGGAGTATTCAGATATGCCCAATAAGGTTATTTCACGAAATCCAACAATTACCTCAAATGAATTTTTGGAAATCCGCTATAATCTGACATCGTTATCGCCGAACTACCGTAGTACCACGCATGCTATCAAGATAAAAGATGCCCCTGAAATTCAACGACGTTCAGTTGGATCGTTTTTCCCATATGGAACGCAAATGTTCTCAGGCTTTTTGATGATTGTACCTGATAGCTATTATCAGAATGTTAAGGGTGAAGTTCATGAAACGTTTTATGGTTGGGATGTCAAAGGTTCCGACAAGTTGTCATCAAAATTCATGAAAAAACTCACAAAAAAAGACAATCACTACGTTATTCGAGTCAACGTAGGATCGTCTTTGGACAAATCTTCTTTAACTAAGATTACCAGTTGGGGTCGAGAAGATATTCAATCAAATGATTATGTTCAGGACACACATGCTCGGCAAGCAAGCACCAAACATTTGGTAACGCAGGCAACAGGCTTTTTCTTATTCATAGTTGCTATTTTTAGTATTGCATTATTAATTGCACTAGGCAGTCTGCTCACGCTAAAAGTTATGTTGCGTGATGATTATGAGTGGCGTCAATTACAAACTTTGAAAAAAATTGGTGTGACTAACGATGAATTGAAACAAATCGTTAGGCGAGAAACCAGCTTTTTATTCGGTATCTCGATTATCTTCACACTCATACAATCATTTGTGGTCGTGGGCGTATTGAATTTATCCGTAAATCAGTCAGCTTTTATTCCGTTCTTACTAATAGGTACGGCCTATATTGTTTTATATGGATTGACCGGCTTTTTGACTTTTATCATGTCGTGGCGTGGAGTGCGCCAAAAGATTCAAAGTTCTTCTAATTGA
- a CDS encoding MBL fold metallo-hydrolase, translated as MLITVLGYYGGYPYKGHGTSGYLLQDDGKNILIDCGSGVLNELSNYIDPLQLDAVVLSHYHHDHTADLGVLQYNWQLDPTNRKHDLLPIYGHTQDFVNFAQLTMDGVSQGIAYSDYEPISIESLQFEFLRTIHPVPAYAMKITKGSKSIVYTSDTAYFDGLVDFAKDSDLLITDTNFPEDKAGRIWHMTTKQSGELAKSADVKRLMISHLPQKIDAQTMLKESQHYAGSIPTINAFTGLEIEI; from the coding sequence ATGTTAATTACAGTGCTTGGATACTATGGTGGTTATCCCTATAAAGGACATGGGACTTCCGGATACTTACTGCAAGATGATGGTAAGAATATCCTGATCGACTGTGGAAGTGGAGTACTCAATGAGTTATCAAACTACATTGATCCATTGCAGTTGGATGCAGTAGTGCTTTCTCACTATCACCACGACCATACAGCAGATTTAGGTGTCTTGCAATATAATTGGCAGCTAGATCCAACAAATCGTAAACACGATTTATTGCCGATATATGGTCATACCCAGGATTTCGTCAACTTCGCCCAATTAACTATGGACGGGGTGAGCCAAGGTATTGCATACAGTGATTATGAACCTATTTCAATCGAATCACTACAATTTGAATTCTTAAGAACCATTCACCCAGTACCTGCATATGCTATGAAGATTACCAAAGGCTCCAAGTCCATAGTTTACACATCAGATACTGCATACTTTGACGGTTTAGTAGATTTTGCAAAAGATAGTGATTTATTAATAACCGATACTAATTTCCCAGAAGATAAAGCCGGAAGAATCTGGCATATGACAACTAAACAGTCCGGAGAGTTAGCTAAATCTGCTGATGTAAAACGATTAATGATCAGTCACTTACCACAAAAGATTGATGCTCAAACTATGTTAAAAGAGTCACAGCATTATGCGGGAAGTATTCCTACAATTAATGCTTTTACCGGCTTAGAAATAGAAATATAG
- the spxA gene encoding transcriptional regulator SpxA, with protein sequence MVTIYTSPSCTSCRKAKAWLEKHDIPYKERNIYSEPLNKEEIKQVLQMTEDGTEEIISTRSKAFQHLKTNLEDLTIYQLLTLVQENPGLLKRPIIMDDKRLQVGFNEDEIRRFLPRSVRTMELQKAQLMAGL encoded by the coding sequence ATGGTAACAATTTACACATCTCCAAGTTGCACTTCTTGCCGTAAAGCTAAAGCATGGCTAGAAAAGCACGACATTCCCTATAAAGAAAGAAATATTTATTCTGAACCTTTAAACAAAGAAGAAATCAAACAAGTATTGCAAATGACAGAGGATGGAACGGAAGAAATTATTTCTACACGTTCAAAAGCTTTTCAACACTTAAAGACAAATTTGGAAGATTTAACGATCTACCAACTTTTGACTTTGGTTCAAGAAAATCCTGGTCTTTTGAAACGTCCTATTATTATGGATGACAAGCGTCTTCAAGTTGGATTCAACGAAGATGAAATCAGAAGATTCTTACCAAGAAGTGTTAGAACTATGGAGCTTCAAAAAGCACAACTTATGGCAGGACTTTAA